The following nucleotide sequence is from Drosophila kikkawai strain 14028-0561.14 chromosome 2L, DkikHiC1v2, whole genome shotgun sequence.
ACGGCCCCTCTAGCTAGCTGCAATCCCATTAAGCACTATGCACGTTCTCATTTGCTGGACATACGCAACGGGATGTTCAATGCCTTGATGCACCGCTCCAAGGAAAACTTCGTAATGCCCCGCATCGCCACTTGCGATGATATAGAATTGGAGGCCCGCTTGCGACGTATGAATCTGTGGCGTACTTCGGACGGCACTCGCTTCAGGCCTCGACCCAGCACCAACGGCTTGGCTAtgaacaacaataacaacgaaTGCATGCCAGCGTTTTACAAGAACAAAGCGAAGCCACAGATGATTAGTGACGAGTCTATCATCCAGAGTCAGCCACCTCAGCCCCAAACGGAATTCCAGGTGAGttaaattaatacattaaatTATATGTCCATTTTGTTACTTTAATTCCCGTATATTATGAAATGTAGTTGATACGGAAGTATCCAATTTTACTAAAggcaaattaaaacaatattttaaataattgagaAGCGACGTAAATCTAAACAAGCGTTCACAAATGCATTTCAAACCAGCCtctgtatattttaaatcaattaaaagattaaaaataacatGGCCAATTGTATACTCAATATTATATGAAATTATAATCTGAATGAAAGCGGAAGTaggatattttgaaaatattcaaaaataaaaaaaaaaaataaattttttttcattgaatattgaaaaaaattgaatattgACAAATCTTCTTAAGCACACGTAGTACATAAGTTAAGGAATCGATTTATGGTAAAAAGCATGGGTCAATCcccttaataaatataaagtataGGAGTGAGCCTGCCACTGACTGGCTGATTTGAATGACTGCAACTGTGTATTAGGTAACCCCTAAAGACGCATCATCATGTCAGGCTTATCTGATAAATCAATGATTGCACTGACTGACCTACAAGGGTCGTTAGTAATCATGCTGATCACTCGCTAGACGCCACTATGCAGTGAAAACGCATGGGTTGTATACCTGTTTCCAGAGTGTTAGGCAAAAGCCAAGCTTAAAGTCAAAagaataaaatctatttatttaattccacTCAAAAACACGACGATgcttacaaaaataatttgaagaGAGGTATTGGAAGATATAAAAACTTAACCTAATGCAAGAAACCAATCACTTTTTGTTAAGGTAATGACACTTGCCATCTACCTCCCGCAACCGTTGGGCTGCCTGCTCCGGAGTCAGATCCCTCTGTGCCATGGCCAGTAGCTCGAAGCCAACCATGAACTTGCGCACGGTGGCCGAGCGCAGGAGCGGAGGGTAGTAGATGGCATGCAGGGTCCAGTGGGCGCTCGAGGCATGGGCGTGTTCGGGTCCCGTCGGTGCACCGTGCCAGCCCATTGAATAGGGAAAGGAGCATTGGAATAGATTGTCATATTTGGTGGTCAGCTCCTTGATGGTCACCGCCAGATTATGGCGTTGTTCCAGCGTTAAATCGTTGATTCGCTTATTATTGTTGCGGGAGATGAGCATGGTTTCAAAGGGCCAGGTGGCCCAGAAGGGTACCACCACCAGCCAGTCGGGATTCTCAATTACGATCCGTTCCTGCCGCTGCAGCTCCCGCTCAACATAGTCCGCCAGCATTGGTCGGTCATTGGTGGCGTAGTAGGCACGAAGGCGATCCTGCTTCAGCTGAGGTTCCGTCGGCAGAAACGAGCAGGACCAGATCTGACAGTGCGGATGAGGATTGGAACATCCCATGGCAGCGCCCTTGTTCTCGAATATCTGCACCCAGGCGTATTTGGCACTAAGCTCGTTGAACTGGTTGATCCACCTAGATAAAAACCGATTTTATTGCATTTGCTATCTCCGCCTGCGCCCAACCATATGTATATCTTCGTCCACTTACTCGCCGATAACAATGTTAATTTCTGCTGCACTCATCGTGGGCAATGTGAGATTGGATTTGGGATGAAAGCACATCACACGACAATTGCCCCGGGCCCCGGCTGTCTGGAACAGAGGATCATCGCTGTTTGGGGGCACCGGCACACTTTCAACCAGAGCCGGAAAGTCGTTTTCAAACACATAGGTGCTCTCGTAGGCAGGAGTTTCCTGGTAAAGAATACGTTATAGAGCATTATGACAAGATCCAATACCTGTAGCTTACTATTCCGTTGGGTCTGGTTACGCCTGGGCACAGGGGATTGCTAGGATCGAATTCGGGGAGCTCGTTCTTTTGCGCCTTCTCCTGCTGACCCGACCACGGTCGTTGGGTACGATGTGGGCAGACAAGGACCCATTGTCCGGTCAGGGGATTCAGGCGACGGTGCGGATGTTCTAAGGAATGATAACCAAATTATTTGGTTCCAGTGATTCTAGTGGGAAAATAGCTTCTTCAATAAACACATACCGCTGGCCACAAACTGCATCGTGTCGAAAGTCTGGCGGTCGTATCGCTGCGATCGGATTATGACTACTGTTTACGGGCTATGGTCGCTGCTCAGCATTTGGGGCGGTGCGGTTTCACGGGACAGCGCAATGTCAACCTGCCGCGTTGCGATTACGGCTACGATTGCTTGTTCCACAGCTCATTGCTGTTactgctgccgccgcttgTTGTATAGCGTtccaaaatgttttttttttttgcttgccaAGCGTACTTTTCTCCCCTTGCCTTCATTGCGGTGGCGCTCTCGGCCCCACTCTGCTTTCTCTGCCGTCTCTCCCGCGCGCTCTCTGGGACTGTGTAGTTTAGCACGCACTTAGCTCTTAGTAGAGTGCCTTTTATAGCCTTTATCTCTCCCACTCAGCTCAGCTGGCTGATATGGCCGTGTATCTTTGTGTGTATGGAAGTGTGGATGTGGGTAAACAGTCCCAAGCCCTTAGTGGTGTGCGGAAGCCGATAAAAGCTCATCGAGATTTTATTTCGCcgaaataaaaaccaataacCCAAGTAGTATGAGCATTTTCGAACTGCTATATGACTTTTGTTTTATGAGCGTTCACTGTCCTTATGACGGAAAGAGCCCACTTGGTGAGCACAATTTCTGAGTGAATTCGGACTCTTCTGAATATAAAAAGACTCAATGAAGGAAATTGTTGTTgtgcattttaaaatttaaatcgaTTAGTTTAgatcattttttgttttgacaaAGAAAAGTGACTGTAAAAGACCATGgctatttaattatttgatttttttgtaaCCACAGGATCCAGCGATTGTTAACCAAAGACGTATCGGAAGCGGACGCTTCAACCATTCCAAATGGGGATCCAACGCAGGCGATTACCACCATTCTGTGACTTCTTACCACAACGGCAAACCGCCCATGGATGAGCTGAAGAATGTCAAGCACCAgagcggcaacagcaacatgaCGGTCCTGCAATTCTTCGATAATGGAGACATAAGCAGCAGCCAGATGGGGAGACCAAACACTCCCGTAATGGGCATGTCAAACAACAATCGCGGGGAGAACGAGACGCTAAAGTCTAACGAGTCCAGCGAAGACTTGAGCAGGGCCAACGAAAACTATGTAAAGCGCGTTATGTCCGGCTTTCTGGTTGTGTCAAAGCCAAAGTCCCGCGATATGGAGGAGAAACATCATCGGCGGTACAGGAACCAGAGCGAAGAGCCCGAGTGGTTTAGCTGTGGTCCAACCTCTCGGCTGGATACCATCGAGCTGTGCGGCTTTGACGAGGACGAAGAGAGAATGCTCAAGGAGGGAAGCGGTAGGGATGCAGAGCGAGAGATGACCCAAAAGCATAAGGTGGATAGCAACAAGTACAAGTGGACGCCATCGGAGCCCATGGGGCGTCATAAATTCATGGCCAAGCACGACAGCAACAATAACCAGAATGTGGAAAATATGAACAAAGTTCCAGCTATTGGCgatcatcatcaacatcatcaGAAGGAGGAGAAACGTTCACTCGGCGGCGGCATCCGCTCATTTCAGTTTGATAAATTCAATCAAAGTCAGCAGACCTTTGAAAATGGCACCGGCAACTATGtaaatcagcaacagcagcacacCAATCCTAATAATTCCAAATTCATGTCGTTCTTTTCTCGAGAGAAAAACTCCTCCTCATCGTCACTTAACGAATTCTTTAAGCAGGCGATGAACAACCAAGGTcatgccaacaacaacaacaataatctAGATCAGCAGCCCAAGTCGTTGGGACACATGGGCCATGAGATGCCATCGGTGGAGCAACTGGAGGCCAAATGGCGTCGCAACTCGCTTACCTCTGGCGCAGAGTCTGCCCACAAGCATAATAATGATAACTTCCAAAAGTTAATTGGCTCTCTAAGCGCCACTAAGCCGCAGCAAGCCGTTGTTCAGTCGCAGCCAGTGGTTGGCAATGATGCCATATCCAACTTTAtcatccagcagcagcagtaccagcagcagcagcagaagcagcatgTCCTGatccagcaacagcagcagcagactgCATTCCTGGCGGGCCTGCAGCTAAAGGCGATCCTCGGCAGGGCCGACACCCAACTGCTGCTTTTGCGTCTGACCAAAGGTAagttttaacaatttttcggTCTACATTTTTAtagaccaaaaataaaaagataaatattataaataataaaaaacattacCGATTCAACTTGCTTGCAGGTGAGATCTCGAAGCACGGACTACTCGTACAATTGGCCAATCCTCGCCTGCCGAGCATGGATCGCGAGGCTATCACCGCTGTGCTGCAGTTCACCAAtacccaacaacaacagcagcagcaccaacagcagctgGATATGCTCTCGAGCACCGTTATTGCTAGCCAGTTGCAGAATCTGCACAACCTGGCTATTGTACAGCAAACATTGGCTGCcaggcaacagcaacaacagcagcagccgcagccacCCCAGCAATTGTCGCAAGAGGACCTGCAGGCCCATGCCAATGTTATAATGCGAAATGCAGTGATGAAGCGCAAAATGGAGGAGCAGACTTCAAAGTTGATTAATGGCGGTGGTGGTGCCAAGCAGCATCAGCAAATATCTCGTGgtggccaacagcagcagcaacgccaTGCTGCTCGACAGGATGCCGTTGCCTCCAATGCCCTCTTGCATGCCCTGATTTCTGGTACTGCCAACAATCAGGCTGCTGGACATCTCACGGCACcggggcagcagcaggtccATCGACGTGGCGCTGCTGCTGACACAAACTTGCGATTTGCAGAAAACCAGCATTTCCAAACAGCTGCTGATCCCAGTTTGTCTCACTTCCAATCGCAGTATAAGCAGtatcagcaacagcaaccgAATATTCGTCaccagaacaacaacaatggagCCGGAAACAATATCTTCAGCAAGTCCCAAATGCAGTCTCAACCGACGATGGCAATGCTGCCTAATGGCGGAGGTGAGTCTTTTACAAATTATCTTGACAGctttatatttgtttagaaAATGTATGGGGAAAATGGGTGTATTATCGATTGCAGAGGATATCCCACATTAGGTTTCCTTATCATTAGTCATCACACCATTCATTGCTCCTTTTTTCTTAGTATTATCAGTCGTCGGCCTGAGTCAGGTAGATCGTCTTCGCATTTTTCGAAAGCACTGCAAATATGTATGCACTTTATGGGCACTTTCACGTATTATATTTGTAAACTGGTTTTGTGATTGCTGCAAACATTGCAGTTATTGTTTACTCACCTCGAAGCGCCAAGATGTTGATTCAAGAGTATCAGTTAAATGCGTCTGGTCAAGGATTTTCCTGGGACTGCTTAAAATGATACTGGATTTATggatatttttacaaaaaaagcATTACCCATCCtgcaaattatatttattattcttcAGGTTCTTCTTCACCGATAGAAGTAAGCAGGTTCTTTTTGTTATCTTAATCGGAAATCAGTGGCcgaatattaataattataaaatgcaatttttcgctgtccataaaattaaaagtcaaCATGGATGATCCGTCCGATAAACAAACTTTAGACTTTTCTACCGTGGAGAACTTCTCAGTTCCCCCTCAGTGAGTCACAGATTGTATTTGCTGCTGAGTAAGTTATGTGCGCAAGCGTTTTACCCATTGATCTCCTCCCCTTATTATCGTAAAATGTTACGTATGTGGGACATTCCCAGATCTAAAAGGTATTTGCATCGCTTGCTTGATCGTTCAAAGCACCTACGAGGCTAGGCATAATATACAAAAGTAAAATGTATTTCCAACAAACATTGCTGAGCTTTATCAACGGAACGGAGACGGATTCCGGTTGGGGGAAGTCAAGTCAAGATTATGAAAATCATGTCAAGAGCATAGCTTACAAATACAGCGATTTAGAAGCAAAAGCTTGTTTGCAACATTAGAATAAAAGGAATTACCCATGGCATAATGCCTGATTCTTATTTCTGATCATCTTTAGCCAAAACCCACTCTTAAAAGACCCAAACTTTTGTGGTTTCGTTTCGtatttttattgcataattaAAAGTAATGGCCAAATGGCCTCCTAGTAGGTCTGGGAGGCGGGATTATGGACTTTGCCGGCAAACAGTATGTTTCCAGTGGACTCCTCCTCGATGAAGAACACAAACGGTCGGTTAACGTTGAACTCCTCGATGGTGGTGCTGCCGCCGAACTTGTTCTCAATTTCCACAACGGTGGCGGCATATGCCTCCGTTCCCTTTTCGTTTACATTGATGCCAGCCTTCTGTAGGATGTTTGAAACCTTAACCTTGCCAGCAACGTCTGCGCCTCGGGTTAGACCTGGAAGGGACGCAGTGTCCTCAAAGATCTCGCGCACTCCCAGGCCGCGGAGCGTGTCCTTGAGGTTCTGCTGGTAGTCAAAGTGAAACTTGGGCAGTGTCACCTTCACCTTGACCTCCTCCATGGCCCACTGGGCACCCTTCAATTCGTCATTCTCCAGGTTGCGAACCAGATCGTGGATGCCATCAATGGCATACGGCAGCAAAACAAACATGGAGTTCTTTCCCTTGTAGGGCAACCGTAGAATCTGCGCCTTTAGCTTCTCCGAGTTGGTGTAGTAGAAGTATTCCGTCTGCTCCATATACTCGGCTCGTGACTGCGACTGGGCGTCCTTGCCGCGGAAGAAGGCTCCCTGGAAGGTGCTGGAGAACTGCCGCCTCCACAGCCCGTTGAAGTAGATGAGGTTCGTAAGCAGCATCACGCTGCTGCGCACATTGTCCGGCGTCACCAGCTGTTGGAGTCGGCCCTGCGTAATGTTGTTGGCCCAGGCATTAATGGCATCCGCCGACGCATCCGCGTTGGCAAAGTCCAGCGCCTCAACCTCGCTGTCGTAGAAGTGCTTCAGCGTAGCGGTGAACTTCTGCTGTGTCTCGATGAAGCTGTCCGTGAAGAGCTTGGTCCGCACGCTGAGCGTGTCATGGAGCTGGTTTTCCTTCTTGAACGAGTTGAGGGTCTTCCTGTAGAACTCCCGCACATTATTCTGCGACCGGATGTCTGTCTGCGTGTTGGCCAGCTCCTGCTGCGTTTGCGTCCCGGCTCCGGCGGCCTCTGCTAGCAGGGCCAGCACCAGTTTCACCGAAAACGGTGAAATTATCACATTCTTGGCCGCTGTCTCGTTTTGCAGCACCGTCTTGAGCAAATGCCACGAGAAGGGATCGTGCGAGTCGCTTCTGAACGGCACAAAGGTGTCCACATCATCGTAGACTCCTCCTGCTGCGCCGGATAGCGCTGTTCCCGTTCCAGTGGCACCACTGGGCACCTTGTCTGTGCGCGTTTCAAACACGCCTTGGGGCGTCGTTATCGTCATGGTCGTTGGTATGGAGTTGCCATCGGTGGCACCCAAAATGAGCgccagcagtagcagcagtaCCTCCGGATTCCTGCTTATCATTGTCAATGCCATTGTGCCTGCTTTAGGTGTAGCTCGCTCGATCTTCTTCGATCTTTGATTGCCTTTGCTTTGCGTTTCTTTTTCGCTTCTCTAGGAGAGGCAGCGGGAAAAACAACTGTTAAATAGATGCGGGAGCGACGTGCGGGGGACGCGAGAGAGCGTCAAGCTGGCGACTAACCGTTCGACGCGCCGTTCCAACTGAGAGTGACTCGGGAGGCTGAGCGAACAGGCCATTTTAAAAACCAGCTTTAAAGCTGCTCtttccgctgctgctgcgccgcTGCCGAGGCTGCGCGAGTATGGGCTTTTATGCCAAGTACCCACCAGGTACTGGGGTGTTATAGCATTGCGccaaccaaaaaaaaggataaacc
It contains:
- the cup gene encoding protein cup, which produces MQMAEAKQENGAGALKITTGSGLGPEQPPRHHLDLPKEEQVEEVLTPAEKGKFEYPPPPPPPTPVQAPPPTKAVAPPVVPLEHDDDEANSEKWEDPCAPPPPPPLPTNAFLSTGLGILKLPAFKLKDALEKAITKLEANRRFPKISSRESSPYFSETADHVEVMEMLPRYSNLETIGNGPSAMSMALILHPKTKKPAVIVQLERRLKIVYRLAKLNRVLTAISREAIPLPAASKPHEDEGLALQVLSARASTPYTQPSSMLSCTAVSCDLEHDSPKKLAHPGQQTHQLQQNRAPSAAVHKLPALRAPKVARPPTAPLASCNPIKHYARSHLLDIRNGMFNALMHRSKENFVMPRIATCDDIELEARLRRMNLWRTSDGTRFRPRPSTNGLAMNNNNNECMPAFYKNKAKPQMISDESIIQSQPPQPQTEFQDPAIVNQRRIGSGRFNHSKWGSNAGDYHHSVTSYHNGKPPMDELKNVKHQSGNSNMTVLQFFDNGDISSSQMGRPNTPVMGMSNNNRGENETLKSNESSEDLSRANENYVKRVMSGFLVVSKPKSRDMEEKHHRRYRNQSEEPEWFSCGPTSRLDTIELCGFDEDEERMLKEGSGRDAEREMTQKHKVDSNKYKWTPSEPMGRHKFMAKHDSNNNQNVENMNKVPAIGDHHQHHQKEEKRSLGGGIRSFQFDKFNQSQQTFENGTGNYVNQQQQHTNPNNSKFMSFFSREKNSSSSSLNEFFKQAMNNQGHANNNNNNLDQQPKSLGHMGHEMPSVEQLEAKWRRNSLTSGAESAHKHNNDNFQKLIGSLSATKPQQAVVQSQPVVGNDAISNFIIQQQQYQQQQQKQHVLIQQQQQQTAFLAGLQLKAILGRADTQLLLLRLTKGEISKHGLLVQLANPRLPSMDREAITAVLQFTNTQQQQQQHQQQLDMLSSTVIASQLQNLHNLAIVQQTLAARQQQQQQQPQPPQQLSQEDLQAHANVIMRNAVMKRKMEEQTSKLINGGGGAKQHQQISRGGQQQQQRHAARQDAVASNALLHALISGTANNQAAGHLTAPGQQQVHRRGAAADTNLRFAENQHFQTAADPSLSHFQSQYKQYQQQQPNIRHQNNNNGAGNNIFSKSQMQSQPTMAMLPNGGDEFH
- the Spn27A gene encoding serine protease inhibitor 27A — encoded protein: MALTMISRNPEVLLLLLALILGATDGNSIPTTMTITTPQGVFETRTDKVPSGATGTGTALSGAAGGVYDDVDTFVPFRSDSHDPFSWHLLKTVLQNETAAKNVIISPFSVKLVLALLAEAAGAGTQTQQELANTQTDIRSQNNVREFYRKTLNSFKKENQLHDTLSVRTKLFTDSFIETQQKFTATLKHFYDSEVEALDFANADASADAINAWANNITQGRLQQLVTPDNVRSSVMLLTNLIYFNGLWRRQFSSTFQGAFFRGKDAQSQSRAEYMEQTEYFYYTNSEKLKAQILRLPYKGKNSMFVLLPYAIDGIHDLVRNLENDELKGAQWAMEEVKVKVTLPKFHFDYQQNLKDTLRGLGVREIFEDTASLPGLTRGADVAGKVKVSNILQKAGINVNEKGTEAYAATVVEIENKFGGSTTIEEFNVNRPFVFFIEEESTGNILFAGKVHNPASQTY
- the Galt gene encoding probable galactose-1-phosphate uridylyltransferase; this encodes MQFVASEHPHRRLNPLTGQWVLVCPHRTQRPWSGQQEKAQKNELPEFDPSNPLCPGVTRPNGIETPAYESTYVFENDFPALVESVPVPPNSDDPLFQTAGARGNCRVMCFHPKSNLTLPTMSAAEINIVIGEWINQFNELSAKYAWVQIFENKGAAMGCSNPHPHCQIWSCSFLPTEPQLKQDRLRAYYATNDRPMLADYVERELQRQERIVIENPDWLVVVPFWATWPFETMLISRNNNKRINDLTLEQRHNLAVTIKELTTKYDNLFQCSFPYSMGWHGAPTGPEHAHASSAHWTLHAIYYPPLLRSATVRKFMVGFELLAMAQRDLTPEQAAQRLREVDGKCHYLNKK